CGGTACTGGTGTACGTGGTATCAAGCTTGAAGGTGAGCAAAAAGTTGTTTCGCTTATTATACCTAAGAATGATGGTCCAATCTTAACCATTACTGAAAATGGTTTTGGTAAGCGTACTGATTTAGCTGAATATCCAGCTAAGAGTAGAGCAACGAAAGGTGTTGTTTCTATTAAAGTTAGTGAACGAAATGGTAAGGTTGTTGGTGCAGTTCAAGTAGAAGATCTTGATGAGATAATGCTAATTACTGACAGTGGTACTCTAGTTCGTACTCGTGTCAATGAAGTGAGCGTTATTGGTCGTAATACTCAAGGTGTACGTTTGATACGTACTGCTGATGATGAACATGTGGTAGCACTACAACGTATTGATGAAATTGAAGAGCCAGCAGAGCTTGAAGAAGTTGCTGAGGGTGATGAAGTCATTGAAACAAGTGTGGAGCCCAGCTCTGAAGATAATCCAGAGCATAGCGCTCAACAGGATGTTGCTGATACCTCACAAGACGACAATCAAGAGTAATTGTCGCATCAACACTAAAAAGGCGGCTAATAACCGCCTTTTTTAATGTGTTTTTATAAGCAAATAAATATTTCAAATCGTAGTTAATAAAGTAGGAAAGATAATGTCAGAAGTTTTTAATTTTTGTGCTGGTCCAGCTATGTTGCCGACACCTGTGATGGCAAAAGCACAACATGAGTTTTTAAATTGGCAAGGTACGGGTAGCTCTGTGATGGAATTAAGCCATCGTAGTGGTATTTACATTGCAATGGCTGAAAAAGCAGAAGCTGATTTACGTGAGCTTATGTCTATTCCTGATAATTATAAAGTTTTGTTTTGTCATGGTGGCGGACGTGGACAGTTTTCTGCTGTTCCATTGAATTTATTACCCACAGGACAAACTGCTGATTACATTGTTGATGGCTCATGGTCTAAAGCAGCAGCAGCCGAAGCAAAAAACTTTGGTGATATTAATGTTATTAACATCACCAAAGAAGATAATGGCAATATTAGTGTCCTTAACCCAACAGAATGGCCAATAAGTCCCAACGCGGCTTATGTTCATTATTGCCCTAATGAAACCGTTAACGGTATCGAAATTAATGAAATACCAGAAACTAATGGTGTGCCTTTAGTTGCTGATATGTCATCAACTATTTTATCCCATGAAGTCGACGTCAGTAAATTTGGCTTAATCTATGCTGGTGCTCAAAAAAATATCGGCCCATCAGGCTTAACCATTGTTATTGTTCGTGAAGACTTACTGGGTCATGCTCAAATAGCCACACCCTGTATTATGAATTACAAATTGGCTGCAGATAATGACTCAATGTATAATACTCCTCCAACGTATGCTTGGTATCTTGCGGGTTTAGTATTCCAGTGGCTTAAAGATTTAGGTGGCGTAAAAGCTATTGCTAAAATTAATCAAACTAAAGCGGCGTTATTGTATCAAGCTATTGATGATAGTGACTTCTATCAAAATACTATTGATACCAAATATCGTAGCAAGATGAATATTCCTTTTTGGTTAAAAGATGAAAGCTTAAATGATAAGTTTTTAAGTGAGTCTGAGGCTGCTGGTTTAACTGCACTCAAGGGCCATAGAATTGTAGGTGGCATGCGCGCAAGTATTTATAATGCAATGCCTATTGAAGGTGTACAAGCGCTTGTAGACTTTATGCAACAGTTTGAAAAGAGGAATAGATAAAGTGGAACAGTTAACATTAAATCCAATAGGTAAAATTAATGGAGAAATATTTTTACCTGGTTCTAAAAGTTTATCTAACCGTGCCTTGTTAATTGCGGCGTTAGCTAATGGTGTTACAAAAATCACTAATTTATTAGTGAGTGATGACATCAACCATATGCTAAATGCGTTAAAAAGCCTTGGTATTGAATATACGTTAAGCGATTGTGGTACTGAGTGTACTGTTATCGGAAATGGTGGCTTTTTCAATGCTAAAAAACCATTGGAACTGTACTTAGGTAACGCAGGTACGGCGATGCGCCCATTGTGTGCTGCACTTGCGGCAAGCGAAGGTGAGTTTATCTTAACCGGTGAACCAAGAATGAAAGAGCGGCCGATTGGTCATTTAGTTGATGCTTTAGCACAACTTGATGCCGATATAGAATACTTGGAAAATAAAGATTACCCACCTGTAAAAATTAAAGGTAAAGCGTTAACTGGCAATACAGTGACCATTGATGGTTCTATATCGAGTCAGTTTTTAACTGCTATCTTGATGATTGCACCTTTACTAGAAACCAATACCACAATAGAAATTGATGGTGAGTTAGTTTCCAAACCCTACATTGATATTACGCTTGATATTATGCGTAGATTTAATGTCAGTGTTCAAAATAATGACTACAAGTCTTTCATCGTTAACGGTAAGCAGTCATATCAAGCGCTAGATAAATATATGGTGGAAGGTGATGCATCTTCTGCGTCATATTTCTTAGCAGCTGGCGCTATAAAAGGTGGTGAAGTTACTGTTCATGGTATTGGTAAGCTCAGTGTCCAGGGCGACAAACATTTTGCCGATGTTCTTGAAAAAATGGGTGCAGAAATTCATTGGAAGGATGAGTCAATCACTGTTATCGGTAAGCCGTTGACAGCAGTAGATATGGATATGAATCATATTCCTGATGCGGCAATGACTATTGCTACCACCGCACTTTTTGCGACAGGTACTACAACCATTAGAAATATATATAACTGGCGTGTAAAAGAAACAGACCGATTAAACGCAATGGCGACGGAACTAAGAAAGGTTGGAGCTGAGGTTGTTGAAGGCAAAGATTATATTTCAATTACTCCACCAAAATCACTGAAACATGCAGAAATTGATACCTATAATGATCATAGAGTTGCTATGTGTTTCTCTCTTGTTGCTTTGAGTGATACCCCCGTTACTATTAATGATCCTAAGTGTACGGCGAAAACATTCCCAGACTATTTTGACAAGCTAGCACAAGTTTCTTGTTAATAATGTTATAGAAAAACATTTTTGCGCGATATTATACCAAACAGATTAATTAATTAGTCAGCTTAGAGCTACAATAGCGAGCTTAAAACAAGTAAAATGAGTTAAACATAGTTAGTTCTATATTTCATTCATTTTATGATGTTATTAGTTTGCTAATGAGCTCCCAAAGGGCGAGTACCTAATAAAAGGTAAAGGCTTACATGCGGCGTTATTGATTTTGACAAGGGATAACCATTCTCTTCAAGTAATGCCTTGCCTCTAAGCCTTTTAATTCTCGCTAAGTGATCAATAAATTAGTCCGATTGGTATTACTCTATAAATCCCGTATAATTGCGCCGATTTTCGATGTTAGGAGAAAAAAGTATGCAGGAAAGCACACCAGTTATAACCATTGATGGCCCAAGTGGGGCTGGTAAAGGAACCGTTGCAAGGATAGTTGCGGACCAATTAGGTTGGCACCTTCTTGACAGTGGGGCTATTTACCGCGTCTTAGCTGTTGCCATTCAACATCACCAACTTTCATTAGATGATGAAGAGCCTCTTATCCCTATGGCTGCACATTTAGATGTTCAATTTGAAATTAATAGTCAAGGTGAAGCTAAAGTTATTTTAGAAGGTGAAAATGTTACTGAAATTATTCGTACTGAAGAAGTTGGCGGATTAGCATCGAAAGTAGCAGCATTTCCACGTGTTAGAGAAGCGCTATTACGAAGACAACGTGCATTTAGCGTTAGCCCTGGCTTAATTGCAGATGGTCGCGACATGGGAACCGTTGTTTTTCCGAAAGCTCCAGTAAAAATATTTTTAACTGCTAGTGCTGAAGAACGAGCTGACCGAAGATTTAATCAGTTGAAAGAAAAAGGAATTGATGTTAACATCGGGCGCCTTTTGGATGACATACGTCAACGAGATGAGCGAGATCAAAACCGCAAGGTAGCTCCTCTTATCCCGGCAGAAGGAGCGTTAACTATTGATTCTACTGATATTTCTATTACAGAAGTCGTCAATAAAATCCTTATGTTTGCCAATGGCAAATTAACGTAAAACACATACCTTTAAGTTAGCTAAATTTGTAATAACTGCTAGCATTAAAGAACTTTTAATAGAAAGCCTACTGTATGGATGCACTGGGCATACTTAACCACCCCATGAAACAATGACGTTGAATGGATTAATAGCTGAGTTTATAACAAGTTATGACTGAAAATTTTGCGCAACTTTTTGAAGAAAGTTTAAAAGAAATCGAAACACGTCCTGGATCAATCATCCGTGGAACAATCGTAGCCGTTAACAAAGACAATGTAATTGTTGATGCTGGCTTAAAATCTGAGAGTGTTATCTCAATTGATCAATTTAAAAACGCTGCTGGTGAAGTTGAAGTAGTTGTTGGCGATGAAATTGATGTAGCCTTAGATGCAACAGATGATGGTTTCGGTGAAACTATTCTTTCTCGTGAAAAAGCAAAACGTCACGAAGCATGGCAAGTGCTTGAAAAAGCATATGAAGAAAAAGAAACTGTTATCGGTGTTATCAACGGTAAAGTTAAAGGTGGTTTCACTGTTGAAGTTAGCGATATCCGTGCTTTCTTACCAGGTTCATTAGTAGATGTTCGTCCAGTACGTGACACTGCTCACCTTGAAGGCAAGCCTCTAGAATTTAAAGTTATTAAGCTTGATCAAAAGCGTAATAACGTAGTTGTTTCACGTCGTGCTGTAATCGAAGCTGAAGGCAGTGCAGAACGTGATGAATTACTTGAGTCATTAGCAGAAGGCCAAGAAGTTAAAGGTATCGTTAAGAACCTTACTGACTACGGCGCATTTGTTGACTTAGGCGGCATTGATGGTTTATTACATATCACAGATATGGCTTGGAAACGCGTTAAGCACCCAAGTGAAATCGTAAATGTTGGTGATGAAATACAAGTTAAAGTATTGAAATTCGACCGTGAGCGCACTCGTGTATCTCTAGGTATGAAGCAGTTAGGCGAAGATCCATGGGTAGCAATTGCTAACCGTTACCCAGAAGGTTCTAAACTTTCTGGTCGCGTAACTAACTTAACTGACTACGGTTGTTTCGTTGAAATCCAAGAAGGCGTTGAAGGTTTAGTTCACGTTTCTGAAATGGATTGGACTAACAAAAACATCCACCCATCTAAAGTTGTTAACTTAGGTGACACAGTA
The DNA window shown above is from Colwellia psychrerythraea 34H and carries:
- the serC gene encoding 3-phosphoserine/phosphohydroxythreonine transaminase; translation: MSEVFNFCAGPAMLPTPVMAKAQHEFLNWQGTGSSVMELSHRSGIYIAMAEKAEADLRELMSIPDNYKVLFCHGGGRGQFSAVPLNLLPTGQTADYIVDGSWSKAAAAEAKNFGDINVINITKEDNGNISVLNPTEWPISPNAAYVHYCPNETVNGIEINEIPETNGVPLVADMSSTILSHEVDVSKFGLIYAGAQKNIGPSGLTIVIVREDLLGHAQIATPCIMNYKLAADNDSMYNTPPTYAWYLAGLVFQWLKDLGGVKAIAKINQTKAALLYQAIDDSDFYQNTIDTKYRSKMNIPFWLKDESLNDKFLSESEAAGLTALKGHRIVGGMRASIYNAMPIEGVQALVDFMQQFEKRNR
- the aroA gene encoding 3-phosphoshikimate 1-carboxyvinyltransferase — its product is MEQLTLNPIGKINGEIFLPGSKSLSNRALLIAALANGVTKITNLLVSDDINHMLNALKSLGIEYTLSDCGTECTVIGNGGFFNAKKPLELYLGNAGTAMRPLCAALAASEGEFILTGEPRMKERPIGHLVDALAQLDADIEYLENKDYPPVKIKGKALTGNTVTIDGSISSQFLTAILMIAPLLETNTTIEIDGELVSKPYIDITLDIMRRFNVSVQNNDYKSFIVNGKQSYQALDKYMVEGDASSASYFLAAGAIKGGEVTVHGIGKLSVQGDKHFADVLEKMGAEIHWKDESITVIGKPLTAVDMDMNHIPDAAMTIATTALFATGTTTIRNIYNWRVKETDRLNAMATELRKVGAEVVEGKDYISITPPKSLKHAEIDTYNDHRVAMCFSLVALSDTPVTINDPKCTAKTFPDYFDKLAQVSC
- the cmk gene encoding (d)CMP kinase, with the translated sequence MQESTPVITIDGPSGAGKGTVARIVADQLGWHLLDSGAIYRVLAVAIQHHQLSLDDEEPLIPMAAHLDVQFEINSQGEAKVILEGENVTEIIRTEEVGGLASKVAAFPRVREALLRRQRAFSVSPGLIADGRDMGTVVFPKAPVKIFLTASAEERADRRFNQLKEKGIDVNIGRLLDDIRQRDERDQNRKVAPLIPAEGALTIDSTDISITEVVNKILMFANGKLT
- the rpsA gene encoding 30S ribosomal protein S1, with the protein product MTENFAQLFEESLKEIETRPGSIIRGTIVAVNKDNVIVDAGLKSESVISIDQFKNAAGEVEVVVGDEIDVALDATDDGFGETILSREKAKRHEAWQVLEKAYEEKETVIGVINGKVKGGFTVEVSDIRAFLPGSLVDVRPVRDTAHLEGKPLEFKVIKLDQKRNNVVVSRRAVIEAEGSAERDELLESLAEGQEVKGIVKNLTDYGAFVDLGGIDGLLHITDMAWKRVKHPSEIVNVGDEIQVKVLKFDRERTRVSLGMKQLGEDPWVAIANRYPEGSKLSGRVTNLTDYGCFVEIQEGVEGLVHVSEMDWTNKNIHPSKVVNLGDTVEVLVLEIDEERRRISLGLKQCIANPWEEFAKNFNKGDKVSGKIKSITDFGIFIGLDGGIDGLVHLSDISWAGGEEAVRDYKKGDEIDAIVLQVDPERERISLGVKQAEDDPFNMYLADKKKGAIVTGKVTEVDAKGATILLAESVEGYLRVSDISVERIEDASTVLKVGDDVEARFMGVDRKNRTISLSIKAKDQADEREAMDNLNQVEETGLSAMAAAFKNAKN